In Papaver somniferum cultivar HN1 unplaced genomic scaffold, ASM357369v1 unplaced-scaffold_1432, whole genome shotgun sequence, a single genomic region encodes these proteins:
- the LOC113335389 gene encoding uncharacterized protein LOC113335389 — MDQLPLLIQLKWIYPVAFGIVESENCDSWEWFLTNLKGIIREDRPLTIISDRGIGLLKHVPVVFPKDFHSYCLYHMKGNIPVPKGKSIQTAVKLFEECYTALTKENFYAAAKSMSNLKLDSVVAWMIKIPFENWDAHAFLGERWGENTSNIAESFNNIIKHDKPLPALELVDVIRAKVMKMNYKRLVESNKWTTRLTPRMQARFNKRINDCRSYKFRRASEKVFEIISTTVKHTVDLDSRTCTCKWWQKNSFSFTHAMKAMLQIGNDEPYNYISPYYTSDYYRRLYSRPIYPIPDSEKPPGINEKGYILPPTGGREQAGRPKGVRYKGSREKVRKKRKCGQCGMLTFHNRRTCRRAPLDPRAPTFRKETHSRIINFLKRMLF; from the exons atggatcaacttccattgttgattcaATTGAAAT GGATCTATCCAGTTGCATTTGGAATTGTTGAAAGTGAAAATTGTGATAGTTGGGAATGGTTTTTAACCAATTTGAAGGGTATTATTCGTGAAGATCGTCCACTGACCATCATATCAGATCGTGGAATTGGCCTTTTGAAGCATGTGCCCGTAGTCTTCCCAAAGGATTTCCATTCCTACTGTTTGTACCATATGAAAGGAAATATTCCTGTTCCAAAGGGCAAGAGCATACAAACTGCAGTCAAGTTATTCGAAGAGTGCTACACTGCATTAACAAAGGAAAATTTTTATGCTGCTGCGAAGAGTATGAGTAATCTAAAGTTGGATTCAGTGGTTGCTTGGATGATCAAGATTCCATTTGAGAATTGGGATGCTCATGCATTTCTAGGAGAAAGGTGGGGTGAGAACACATCTAATATTGCTGAGAGTTTTAACAACATCATTAAACATGATAAGCCACTTCCAGCACTTGAGCTTGTTGATGTTATTCGTGCTAAAGTGATGAAGATGAATTACAAGAGGTTAGTGGAGTCTAACAAGTGGACTACAAGGCTCACTCCTCGTATGCAAGCAAGGTTTAACAAAAGGATAAACGACTGTCGTTCATACAAGTTTCGGAGAGCAAGTGAGAAGGTATTTGAGATCATATCTACAACAGTGAAGCATACTGTTGACTTGGATTCTAGAACTTGCACCTGCAAATGGTGGCAAAAAAATAGCTTTTCTTTCACTCATGCAATGAAAGCAATGTTGCAGATTGGAAATGATGAACCGTACAACTACATCAGCCCTTACTATACTTCTGACTACTATAGAAGGTTGTACTCTCGACCCATTTATCCTATTCCTGACTCTGAGAAGCCACCTGGAATTAATGAAAAGGGGTATATTTTGCCTCCCACCGGTGGTCGAGAACAAGCTGGAAGACCTAAAGGTGTTAGGTACAAGGGTTCTCGTGAAAAGGTGCGGAAGAAGAGGAAGTGTGGCCAGTGTGGGATGTTGACCTTTCACAACCGTCGAACATGTCGCAGAGCTCCTTTGGATCCTCGTGCACCAACATTTCGCAAGGAGACTCATTCCAGGATTATCAACTTCTTGAAGAGGATGTTGTTCTGA